In the Alkaliphilus oremlandii OhILAs genome, one interval contains:
- the jag gene encoding RNA-binding cell elongation regulator Jag/EloR has translation MKFIESMGKTVEEAIVLGLKELNKTREQVEVEVLELPTKGFLGILGSKLAKVKLTVLDRPEDSARVFLEDLFKAMDLEVKMAIQQKDDTLTINIEGPQMGVIIGRRGQTLDSLQYLVSLVVNKTSDKYVKVFVDTENYRQKREETLVRLAAKMAGKVRKVGKTIALEPMNPYERRIIHASLQSNPYIQTYSEGEEPFRKVVIALKK, from the coding sequence ATGAAATTTATAGAGTCAATGGGTAAAACAGTTGAAGAAGCCATAGTGCTAGGTTTGAAGGAATTAAACAAAACGAGAGAACAAGTTGAAGTAGAAGTACTGGAACTACCTACAAAAGGTTTTCTTGGAATTTTAGGATCAAAATTAGCAAAAGTAAAATTAACTGTATTAGATAGACCTGAAGACAGTGCGAGAGTATTCTTAGAAGATTTATTTAAAGCAATGGATCTAGAAGTTAAAATGGCGATCCAACAAAAAGATGATACGCTGACCATTAATATAGAGGGTCCACAAATGGGCGTTATTATTGGACGTAGGGGTCAAACCTTAGATTCTTTACAATATCTCGTAAGCTTAGTTGTAAACAAAACCAGCGATAAATATGTGAAGGTATTTGTAGACACCGAGAATTACAGACAAAAAAGAGAAGAAACTTTGGTGAGACTAGCTGCTAAAATGGCCGGTAAGGTACGTAAAGTTGGAAAAACCATTGCCCTAGAACCGATGAACCCATATGAACGAAGAATTATTCATGCTAGTTTACAAAGCAACCCTTATATACAGACTTACAGTGAAGGGGAAGAGCCTTTCAGAAAAGTTGTTATTGCATTAAAAAAATAG